A genomic window from Litoreibacter janthinus includes:
- a CDS encoding UbiD family decarboxylase, with the protein MSRLNDQNASAATDMVAALETLKGCPADAGHFLIKSGFSPDQAAADFVESYAGVPATPRGGTEPAVLYQQRNQPDLLFGLYGCERRIRGWLPALAGCRMTKTAPSLAPVSPIHVKSDHQRWDQIDLGGLPFPQITTRDAGPYITMGFVMAGEAGQNLALSAHRMLVLGPDLLGISMLTSRHLRHMAQRAGEQGESLPISINIGVPPAVAIASATGTAHLPSRLDKLSLAGALAKAPIAISQGPDDGAFYLSRSAIVLHGELLADTTTEAIAPAPPGVTMPEFLGYDGHAGAPLQLIKLNSISQRPNAMMQAVVGPGREQSAILGLGGALSLALGLDEGLLAENAFDLRFSYAGGGMLLLFVALKDGHTTPLEPLARQMIDICPFVKTVVFVDQDVDLSSEEDMLWAMTTRANLAQDCHPVQGFAPMRMDPSQGDAWAKQKGYTPTRCYVDATVPPSCRSAASRSFV; encoded by the coding sequence ATGTCCCGGCTGAATGATCAAAACGCCAGCGCCGCAACCGATATGGTCGCGGCGCTGGAGACCTTGAAGGGATGCCCTGCAGATGCGGGGCATTTCCTCATAAAATCTGGATTTTCGCCTGATCAGGCCGCTGCCGACTTTGTTGAGTCTTACGCAGGTGTCCCCGCGACACCGCGTGGCGGCACAGAACCTGCCGTCCTCTATCAGCAACGCAATCAACCGGACCTATTGTTTGGGTTGTATGGCTGTGAGCGGCGCATACGGGGGTGGCTTCCAGCTCTGGCCGGCTGCCGTATGACAAAAACAGCACCGTCGCTTGCCCCGGTGTCCCCGATCCATGTGAAAAGCGATCACCAAAGATGGGATCAGATCGATTTGGGCGGGCTGCCGTTCCCGCAGATCACTACGCGTGACGCGGGTCCGTACATTACCATGGGATTTGTCATGGCGGGCGAGGCTGGCCAAAACCTTGCCTTATCGGCGCACCGAATGCTCGTGCTTGGGCCGGACCTTCTTGGCATTTCCATGCTCACAAGCAGGCATCTTAGACACATGGCGCAACGCGCAGGGGAACAGGGAGAATCCCTACCGATTTCAATCAATATCGGGGTCCCACCCGCAGTGGCAATTGCCTCCGCCACGGGTACGGCTCATTTACCGTCACGGTTGGATAAACTGTCTTTGGCAGGGGCCTTGGCGAAAGCCCCGATCGCAATTTCCCAAGGCCCCGACGATGGCGCATTTTACCTAAGCCGCAGTGCCATTGTTTTGCACGGCGAACTTCTGGCAGACACCACAACAGAAGCTATCGCACCTGCACCACCTGGGGTGACCATGCCGGAGTTCCTGGGCTATGACGGTCACGCGGGCGCGCCGCTTCAGCTTATCAAGCTAAACTCGATCTCGCAGCGGCCAAATGCCATGATGCAAGCCGTGGTCGGTCCCGGACGCGAGCAATCTGCTATACTTGGGTTGGGTGGCGCATTGTCTCTGGCGCTCGGCCTTGATGAAGGCCTACTGGCGGAGAATGCTTTTGACCTGCGGTTCTCCTACGCAGGCGGCGGCATGTTGTTGCTCTTTGTTGCGCTGAAAGACGGGCACACAACACCGCTGGAGCCTTTGGCGCGCCAGATGATAGATATTTGCCCATTCGTCAAAACGGTCGTGTTCGTCGATCAGGATGTAGATCTTTCATCAGAGGAAGACATGCTCTGGGCGATGACCACCCGTGCCAATCTGGCGCAAGATTGCCATCCGGTCCAAGGGTTTGCTCCAATGCGCATGGATCCGTCTCAGGGTGATGCGTGGGCG